A DNA window from Fibrobacterota bacterium contains the following coding sequences:
- a CDS encoding fibronectin type III domain-containing protein, with amino-acid sequence MQSHRLAWVVALTALALGSAWADPVAPDSAPQAIHPQSGQVNVALDASGGVTVEWDSVPRALAYELQVGSPTFGFIIPLFTVQGPFTTFTVPHLQRGIGYIWQVRGKNAGGDGPWSQTLTFSTEPLKPPELVSPALTNIAPKPSVRFAWTEPNPPAFPASAPFPTAGGYTYQLQVCTDPAFPLSAFPPMPGFPPLPPYVIDMTIAAPFLTENIDTAMTGFSYGKTYYWRVKTAIGNTAGSEWSMARAFTTSPPPPSTITFLNPAPGAVDVPASPTLKWTDTNRPIIPGTSGTGGTLAPYWLRLATDSTFPDSPVPIPAMNLPPTAPYLINESLYDTTRVVTPALLPGTKYYWRVMVPVIYGGDESFASGSFTVMPLPPEMPVTIAPAAGASDVPLTGPLQWGAAERAKLYRCQIGTNAAFSDPATFTENTTAGLSLELNLLPSQVYYWRVRAENGGGNSGYSQVGRFLTLTPPPVPGAPIAVAPSGAINIPLTPILIWRSTDLALTYSAQLDTNPGLAAPLLSRTGLADTTLAIGPLDRAKTYYWRVAAANAQGAGAWSTVSSFATLPKPPASPILLAPDSNAVNLPDTLALICRSVPGAEGYAFKLAKIVNKANGPELVIVDSAAGPDTAHVFGPLEKGTTYLWSALARNAGGVSISNSTRAFGTLPELPSGVTLVFPSRGDTVTGDSLIARWHSAGPTAGRYRVQVAYDSAFVSPIGDSLILDTLKPITFAAGNGRYWWRVQAWNAAGWGPYGEAYWFQVDNPTTGLAGSLRITPGFGGGGAILRYALADASRVTISLFDVQGRDRGRPLDGIQAAGPHTLSLEGSSATHGWYLLRFEAKATRNPSAPGTFRKELPVFLGH; translated from the coding sequence ATGCAGTCCCATCGTTTGGCTTGGGTGGTAGCCTTGACGGCCTTGGCCCTGGGGTCGGCTTGGGCCGATCCCGTCGCTCCTGACAGCGCACCTCAGGCGATCCATCCCCAGTCCGGTCAGGTGAACGTTGCCCTGGATGCGTCGGGCGGCGTTACCGTAGAATGGGATTCGGTCCCGAGGGCCTTGGCCTATGAGTTGCAGGTCGGCAGCCCGACCTTTGGTTTTATCATTCCCCTATTTACTGTCCAAGGGCCCTTCACAACTTTTACCGTGCCCCATCTCCAGAGAGGCATCGGCTACATATGGCAGGTGCGAGGCAAGAACGCAGGCGGCGACGGCCCTTGGTCCCAGACCCTTACCTTTAGCACCGAGCCTTTGAAGCCTCCGGAATTGGTTTCGCCTGCGCTCACGAACATCGCGCCCAAGCCCTCGGTCCGGTTCGCATGGACGGAACCGAATCCGCCGGCATTTCCTGCGAGCGCGCCTTTCCCTACGGCCGGAGGATATACCTACCAATTGCAGGTATGCACCGACCCCGCGTTCCCGCTTTCCGCGTTTCCCCCGATGCCCGGTTTCCCGCCCCTGCCCCCCTATGTCATCGACATGACCATTGCCGCCCCTTTCCTAACGGAGAACATCGATACCGCCATGACCGGATTCTCTTACGGCAAAACCTATTACTGGCGAGTTAAGACGGCGATCGGTAATACCGCGGGTAGCGAGTGGTCCATGGCGAGGGCCTTCACGACTTCGCCGCCTCCGCCGTCCACCATCACCTTTTTGAATCCCGCGCCCGGGGCCGTCGACGTCCCCGCTTCGCCCACCTTGAAATGGACCGATACGAATCGGCCGATCATTCCCGGTACCTCCGGGACAGGGGGAACCTTGGCTCCCTATTGGCTGCGCTTGGCGACCGACTCCACCTTCCCGGACTCCCCGGTTCCGATCCCCGCAATGAATCTTCCCCCCACTGCACCCTATCTGATTAATGAATCGCTCTATGACACCACGAGGGTCGTGACCCCGGCTCTCCTTCCGGGCACGAAATACTATTGGCGGGTTATGGTTCCGGTAATTTACGGCGGGGATGAATCCTTTGCTTCCGGCTCGTTCACTGTCATGCCCCTTCCGCCGGAGATGCCGGTTACGATCGCTCCGGCGGCTGGCGCCAGCGATGTACCGCTGACGGGACCTCTGCAATGGGGCGCGGCCGAGAGGGCGAAGCTATATCGTTGCCAGATTGGAACGAACGCGGCTTTCAGCGATCCGGCGACCTTCACCGAGAATACGACCGCGGGACTTTCCCTTGAGCTGAACTTGCTCCCTTCCCAAGTCTATTACTGGCGCGTGCGTGCGGAGAACGGCGGGGGCAACAGCGGTTACAGCCAGGTCGGCCGATTTCTGACCTTGACTCCTCCGCCGGTTCCGGGCGCGCCCATCGCCGTGGCTCCGTCGGGCGCGATCAATATTCCGCTAACCCCGATCTTGATCTGGCGTTCGACGGATTTGGCCCTTACCTATTCGGCGCAGCTGGATACCAATCCGGGATTGGCGGCTCCCTTGCTTTCGCGGACGGGCCTCGCCGACACGACCCTTGCGATCGGGCCCTTGGATAGGGCTAAGACCTACTATTGGCGCGTCGCCGCGGCCAATGCCCAAGGCGCTGGAGCCTGGTCCACGGTTTCGTCCTTCGCCACCTTGCCAAAGCCGCCTGCAAGCCCGATCCTATTGGCCCCGGACAGCAACGCGGTGAACCTGCCTGATACCCTCGCCTTGATCTGCCGTTCGGTACCGGGCGCGGAGGGCTACGCTTTCAAGCTCGCCAAGATCGTAAACAAGGCGAACGGACCCGAATTGGTGATCGTGGATAGCGCGGCCGGGCCGGATACGGCCCATGTATTCGGGCCGCTGGAGAAAGGCACGACCTACCTCTGGAGCGCTTTGGCCAGGAACGCCGGCGGAGTCTCCATCTCCAACTCGACCCGCGCCTTCGGAACGCTTCCGGAGCTTCCCTCCGGGGTAACCTTGGTGTTTCCCTCCCGCGGGGACACCGTGACCGGGGACAGCTTGATAGCCCGCTGGCATTCCGCGGGGCCGACGGCGGGCCGCTACCGGGTCCAAGTCGCCTACGATAGCGCTTTCGTTTCGCCCATCGGCGACAGCCTGATCCTGGATACCTTGAAGCCCATCACCTTCGCCGCGGGCAATGGCCGGTATTGGTGGCGGGTGCAGGCCTGGAACGCCGCCGGATGGGGACCCTATGGCGAAGCCTACTGGTTCCAGGTGGACAATCCCACGACAGGGCTGGCCGGAAGCTTACGGATTACGCCCGGCTTCGGAGGGGGCGGCGCGATCCTGCGCTATGCCTTAGCCGATGCGTCCCGGGTGACGATTTCGCTTTTCGACGTGCAAGGCCGCGATCGCGGCCGGCCATTGGATGGAATCCAAGCGGCCGGTCCCCATACGCTTTCGCTGGAAGGTAGCTCTGCCACCCATGGTTGGTACCTGTTGCGCTTCGAGGCGAAAGCGACGCGTAACCCATCGGCGCCGGGAACATTCAGAAAAGAATTGCCGGTTTTCTTGGGGCATTGA
- a CDS encoding winged helix-turn-helix transcriptional regulator, with translation MSKVEPGAAGVFSALGDGTRLELLRRLGAGPLSATSLAERAPVTRQAVVKHLRVLESAGLVKHEKLGREVLFALEPRRIEDARAYLDAVSAGWDKAIERLRLLVEEPANPVAKRVKR, from the coding sequence ATGTCGAAGGTTGAGCCGGGGGCCGCGGGCGTTTTTTCCGCGCTCGGGGATGGGACCCGGCTGGAGCTCTTACGCCGGTTGGGCGCGGGACCGCTCTCGGCCACCTCCCTCGCCGAGCGCGCGCCAGTTACGCGCCAAGCCGTCGTGAAGCATCTTCGCGTCCTCGAATCCGCCGGTCTGGTCAAGCACGAAAAACTCGGTCGCGAAGTCCTCTTCGCCCTCGAGCCGCGACGGATCGAGGATGCGCGCGCCTATCTCGATGCGGTCTCCGCGGGTTGGGATAAGGCGATTGAACGGCTACGATTATTGGTGGAAGAACCGGCGAACCCCGTTGCCAAGCGGGTCAAGCGGTAA
- a CDS encoding SRPBCC family protein, which translates to MEMDRIEKRVELRAPIARVWKAISDPGEFGKWFGVELEGGFAPGRTIKGTWRGDFNEEMIMEAQRKSGVKPAKIKLPGPHAVFGIIQKIEPEKYFSFLWTPFGIDAEADPEREEKTLVEFRLEPMAGGTLLTIVESGFDRIPAHRRERAFLMNQGGWAAQAENLRKHVEG; encoded by the coding sequence ATGGAAATGGATCGGATAGAAAAGCGGGTGGAATTGCGAGCTCCTATAGCCAGGGTATGGAAGGCGATTTCCGACCCGGGCGAATTCGGAAAATGGTTCGGGGTGGAACTGGAAGGCGGGTTCGCGCCCGGACGGACGATCAAGGGCACATGGCGCGGCGATTTCAACGAAGAGATGATCATGGAGGCGCAAAGGAAATCGGGCGTAAAACCCGCGAAGATCAAACTCCCCGGGCCGCATGCTGTATTCGGAATCATCCAGAAGATCGAGCCGGAGAAATACTTCAGCTTCCTCTGGACGCCCTTCGGCATCGACGCCGAAGCCGACCCCGAACGGGAAGAAAAAACCCTCGTCGAGTTCCGCCTCGAGCCGATGGCGGGGGGTACGCTTTTGACCATCGTGGAATCGGGCTTCGACAGGATACCCGCGCATCGCCGCGAACGCGCATTCCTTATGAACCAGGGCGGCTGGGCCGCCCAGGCGGAGAATTTGCGGAAGCATGTCGAAGGTTGA